A single genomic interval of Mangifera indica cultivar Alphonso chromosome 5, CATAS_Mindica_2.1, whole genome shotgun sequence harbors:
- the LOC123216307 gene encoding transcription factor bHLH91-like isoform X1: MIHCRPSQTVQGQLQILLLTPPVTVAYRTAKIHLVQWLLLIDIEHSKMYEEPGCFDPNNSMAEGADSGFPQTVANSQKQFEENLKLSAEELSYHHHNHQEDAAVSSMELELQKHLAFNVENCDNNTNLMQQVVDDPNQLLAYGHSNWNTGDIGFNQDEPQQNGLRSFNINSLPQTPDLLNLFHLPKSSLLPNSSISFVNSNTDTTPLAFIGDLPASDGTSVLYDPLFHLNLPPQPPLFRELFQSIPHGYSLPTARGGANSLFGDERDSSGGTAYQDGDGGMLEFTRDMACIVRGRKTGKMTKHFATERQRREHLNDKYKALKNLVPNPGKSDRASIVGDAIEYIKELLRSVNELKLLVEKKRCGRERSKRQKTEDVAAGDVESCNIKPLGDPEQSYNGSLRSSWLQRKSKDTEVDVRIIDDEVTIKLVQRKKINCLFFVSRVLDELQLDLYHVAGGHIGDYYSFLFNTKIYEGSSVYAGAIANKLIEVMDREFAAVPPTSSD, encoded by the exons ATGATCCACTGCAGACCAAGTCAAACGGTACAAGGCCAGTTACAAATACTGCTTCTGACTCCACCAGTAACTGTTGCTTACCGTACCGCGAAGATCCATCTTGTGCAATGGTTATTATTAAtag ATATTGAACATTCTAAAATGTACGAGGAACCAGGGTGCTTCGATCCCAATAACTCCATGGCAGAGGGTGCAGATTCTGGGTTTCCTCAAACTGTGGCAAACAGCCAGAAGCAATTTGAAGAGAATCTGAAGCTCTCTGCTGAGGAACTTTCTTATCATCACCACAATCACCAGGAAGATGCAGCTGTTTCCTCTATGGAACTGGAGCTTCAAAAGCATCTGGCCTTCAATGTGGAAAACTGCGATAACAATACTAATTTGATGCAACAAGTGGTTGACGACCCAAATCAGCTTCTTGCATATGGTCACTCCAACTGGAACACCGGTGATATAGGCTTTAATCAAGATGAGCCACAACAAAATGGGCTTAGGAGCTTCAATATCAATTCATTACCCCAAACACCAGACCTTCTCAATCTCTTTCACTTGCCCAAATCCTCTTTGCTTCCAAATTCATCCATCTCCTTCGTTAACTCAAACACCGACACTACTCCTTTGGCATTTATCGGAGACCTCCCAGCCTCAGATGGCACATCCGTTTTGTATGATCCGCTGTTTCATCTCAACCTGCCCCCACAACCTCCTTTGTTTAGGGAATTATTCCAATCTATACCCCATGGATACAGCTTGCCAACCGCAAGAGGTGGTGCTAATTCTTTGTTTGGGGATGAGAGAGATTCAAGTGGAGGAACGGCATATCAAGATGGGGATGGAGGGATGCTGGAGTTCACTAGGGACATGGCTTGCATTGTTAGAGGGAGGAAAACCGGCAAGATGACAAAGCACTTTGCCACGGAGCGGCAAAGGAGAGAGCACTTGAATGACAAGTACAAGGCCTTGAAGAATTTGGTTCCTAACCCTGGCAAG TCCGATAGAGCCTCAATTGTGGGAGATGCTATTGAGTACATCAAAGAGCTTCTTAGATCAGTTAACGAGCTCAAATTATTGGTAGAGAAAAAAAGATGTGGTAGAGAGAGAAGCAAGAGGCAGAAGACAGAAGACGTTGCTGCAGGGGATGTTGAGAGTTGTAACATAAAGCCTCTTGGTGATCCCGAACAGTCCTATAATGGTTCTTTAAGGAGTTCCTGGCTGCAGAGAAAATCCAAGGATACCGAGGTTGATGTTCGTATCATTGATGACGAAGTTACCATCAAACTCGTCCAGCGAAAGAAGATCAACTGCTTGTTTTTTGTTTCCAGAGTTCTTGACGAGCTTCAGTTGGATCTCTACCATGTTGCCGGCGGCCACATTGGCGATTACTACAGCTTTCTGTTCAACACAAAG ATATATGAAGGTTCTTCTGTTTATGCTGGTGCAATAGCCAATAAGCTCATTGAGGTTATGGACAGAGAATTTGCAGCTGTTCCACCGACAAGTAGCGATTAA
- the LOC123216307 gene encoding transcription factor bHLH91-like isoform X2 → MYEEPGCFDPNNSMAEGADSGFPQTVANSQKQFEENLKLSAEELSYHHHNHQEDAAVSSMELELQKHLAFNVENCDNNTNLMQQVVDDPNQLLAYGHSNWNTGDIGFNQDEPQQNGLRSFNINSLPQTPDLLNLFHLPKSSLLPNSSISFVNSNTDTTPLAFIGDLPASDGTSVLYDPLFHLNLPPQPPLFRELFQSIPHGYSLPTARGGANSLFGDERDSSGGTAYQDGDGGMLEFTRDMACIVRGRKTGKMTKHFATERQRREHLNDKYKALKNLVPNPGKSDRASIVGDAIEYIKELLRSVNELKLLVEKKRCGRERSKRQKTEDVAAGDVESCNIKPLGDPEQSYNGSLRSSWLQRKSKDTEVDVRIIDDEVTIKLVQRKKINCLFFVSRVLDELQLDLYHVAGGHIGDYYSFLFNTKIYEGSSVYAGAIANKLIEVMDREFAAVPPTSSD, encoded by the exons ATGTACGAGGAACCAGGGTGCTTCGATCCCAATAACTCCATGGCAGAGGGTGCAGATTCTGGGTTTCCTCAAACTGTGGCAAACAGCCAGAAGCAATTTGAAGAGAATCTGAAGCTCTCTGCTGAGGAACTTTCTTATCATCACCACAATCACCAGGAAGATGCAGCTGTTTCCTCTATGGAACTGGAGCTTCAAAAGCATCTGGCCTTCAATGTGGAAAACTGCGATAACAATACTAATTTGATGCAACAAGTGGTTGACGACCCAAATCAGCTTCTTGCATATGGTCACTCCAACTGGAACACCGGTGATATAGGCTTTAATCAAGATGAGCCACAACAAAATGGGCTTAGGAGCTTCAATATCAATTCATTACCCCAAACACCAGACCTTCTCAATCTCTTTCACTTGCCCAAATCCTCTTTGCTTCCAAATTCATCCATCTCCTTCGTTAACTCAAACACCGACACTACTCCTTTGGCATTTATCGGAGACCTCCCAGCCTCAGATGGCACATCCGTTTTGTATGATCCGCTGTTTCATCTCAACCTGCCCCCACAACCTCCTTTGTTTAGGGAATTATTCCAATCTATACCCCATGGATACAGCTTGCCAACCGCAAGAGGTGGTGCTAATTCTTTGTTTGGGGATGAGAGAGATTCAAGTGGAGGAACGGCATATCAAGATGGGGATGGAGGGATGCTGGAGTTCACTAGGGACATGGCTTGCATTGTTAGAGGGAGGAAAACCGGCAAGATGACAAAGCACTTTGCCACGGAGCGGCAAAGGAGAGAGCACTTGAATGACAAGTACAAGGCCTTGAAGAATTTGGTTCCTAACCCTGGCAAG TCCGATAGAGCCTCAATTGTGGGAGATGCTATTGAGTACATCAAAGAGCTTCTTAGATCAGTTAACGAGCTCAAATTATTGGTAGAGAAAAAAAGATGTGGTAGAGAGAGAAGCAAGAGGCAGAAGACAGAAGACGTTGCTGCAGGGGATGTTGAGAGTTGTAACATAAAGCCTCTTGGTGATCCCGAACAGTCCTATAATGGTTCTTTAAGGAGTTCCTGGCTGCAGAGAAAATCCAAGGATACCGAGGTTGATGTTCGTATCATTGATGACGAAGTTACCATCAAACTCGTCCAGCGAAAGAAGATCAACTGCTTGTTTTTTGTTTCCAGAGTTCTTGACGAGCTTCAGTTGGATCTCTACCATGTTGCCGGCGGCCACATTGGCGATTACTACAGCTTTCTGTTCAACACAAAG ATATATGAAGGTTCTTCTGTTTATGCTGGTGCAATAGCCAATAAGCTCATTGAGGTTATGGACAGAGAATTTGCAGCTGTTCCACCGACAAGTAGCGATTAA